From the genome of Altererythrobacter sp. BO-6:
CCGCGGTGATTACCGGCGGGGCGAGCGGGATCGGCTTTGCGATTGCGCGCGAACTGGCGGGGCAGGGCATCACGGTGATGCTGGCGGACCTGCCGGGCGACCGGCTCGATCGGGCGGCAGGCATGATCGAAGGCGCGCTGACGCAGCCGTGCGACGTGGGCGATCTGGCGCAGGTCGAGGCGCTGGCAGAGGCCGCGTTTGAGCGGCTGGGCGAAGTGCACCTGGTGCTTAACAACGCCGGGGTCGGCGGCCCCAATGGCAGACTGTGGGAAGTAGGTCCCGAAGCCGCCCGCGCGCATTTCGACGTGAATTTCTGGGGCGTATGGCACGGCTGCCGCGCCTTCGCGCCGCGCCTGATCGAGCAGGCGGCACCGAGCGCGATCTACAACACCGGCAGCGAGAACAGCCTGTTTTGCGCGGTGCCGCGCTCGGCCGCTTATATCGCCGCCAAGCACGCGGTGCTGGGCCTGACCGAAAGCCTGCGCGAAGACCTGCCGTCGCATGTCCACGCCGGCACGATCATCCCCGGCTGGGTGTTCACCGATATCGGCCCCGAACAGTTCATGAAGCCGGGCATGCCGGCGGAAGACTATGCCCGGATCGTCGTGCCGCAGCTGCTGGCGCGGCGCCGCTTCGTGGTCAGCCATGGCTACAACACGGTGCGGATTGCCGAGCGGATGGACGAGCTGGCCGCAAGCTATGCCGAATATGCGCTGCCGCCTGATGAGGACGCCAAGCACGATGTGCGGCTGGTGATGGACGCGCTGCGGCAGGCGCAGGAATGACGAAATAGGCAGGTCCGCATCCCACCCACACTCGGACATTCCCACTAATTCGCTAAATCAG
Proteins encoded in this window:
- a CDS encoding SDR family NAD(P)-dependent oxidoreductase translates to MSAFTPRTAVITGGASGIGFAIARELAGQGITVMLADLPGDRLDRAAGMIEGALTQPCDVGDLAQVEALAEAAFERLGEVHLVLNNAGVGGPNGRLWEVGPEAARAHFDVNFWGVWHGCRAFAPRLIEQAAPSAIYNTGSENSLFCAVPRSAAYIAAKHAVLGLTESLREDLPSHVHAGTIIPGWVFTDIGPEQFMKPGMPAEDYARIVVPQLLARRRFVVSHGYNTVRIAERMDELAASYAEYALPPDEDAKHDVRLVMDALRQAQE